ATGGCCAAAGGTGCATGACCTATTTcaacagaggatttgaaagcTAAAAGTTAACGTGTAAAACATTCAATTCagtttcatcattttacagatgggcaaagtaaaactcaggcacaggaacagaagtgccaaggtcagacaggtggttggtggaagagacaaccaacttcccaacttctgactttttaggtgtgtgtgtgtgtgctgttttgtttatgtgcaaggacatttttctttagtacactaacattacaacagaaagtatagtcttgttttggttttctctgcgCCCTCAATTCTGTATAAGACAGTTTCGCTGCACTCCAACAGAAAGGCTCAGCAAGAGTAGAGACCACCATAAGCAGTACACGTGGGCACCAAGGGCAGATACATTGCCCTTCCTTGTGTAGGAACTAGGGCCACTTGTTGCTTTAATGGGCCAAGTTTGGGCTGGACCTGCAGGAGGGGACACCTTTGAAACACAGTTTCCTAACTGCACTACAACCTGCTCTGGCATCCTGATTCcactccccaaaccccccaaatcttcagccagaaaaaaaaaaagaagaatggatcaCTGGATCACTGGATCGATGGGGAGATTTCTGTCTGCTCCTCTACTGCCACCTTTCTTGCTATTTCCTGCCCGAGGAAACCTGACATCAGCCCAAAAGCATCTCTGGAAATGGGTAGGAGGGAGCCTTACACCTGTCAGCGCCAGAGAAGAAAGTGCGCTCTGCAGAGTTCTCAGTTGTTCCATCTCTtgcgatgaaaggaagaaaaggagcgaaTCCGCCACAGATTTACTGGAGACCAGGGTTACTTCATCCGGCTCCGGCCACAGTAACCCCTGAAGACCAAAGATGCATTTCCattcccagcatttcttgttggcgtctttccctacaggctagcccagtgcctggccccggAGAAGTCTCTGCCTAAAGGTTCTTTAGGTCATCAATCAGcctcctgtgtgtatgtgtgtttttcttaggaaaaactggCACAGACGAATTAGCAGTACAGACTGGGGTCTCCCTACTACCCTTCATGCTTGGCGGCATCACCTTCGACTACCTCGCATTCTCCCGGCGCTGACAGTCCCGGCTCCGGACCTCAGGGTTGGAAGCAGTCAGCCCCAGCTAGAACCGCCCTGTCCGGGGCTGATGCCACCCTGTGCCTAGAATGTGCGTGTGGGTGCAGGCGGGCGAGCGAGCGGCTTCTACAGTGAGACCGAAGCAGGAGCTCAGCCTTCGCCTGCGACCTGCAATCCCCAGATTCCCTGGGGACCTCGAAACTCCGAATCGGAGGTACTCCCCCCCACAGCCGCCCACCCattccctccccccttacctcagCACGCAGCCCCTCCCTGCGTGATGATGCAAAACCGTGGGGAGGGTGGgcgctgggaagggtggggagagcctgagagcgagcgagggtgggagggagtgggcggaggaggagagggagccgaACGCGCATTTAAAGCGATAGCCATCCTCgctctctccccagtgctgggctgtTGGAGAGCTCGAGCTGCAAGCCACCGAGCGCGAGCTCGAGCGCGGCGCGCTGGCCGGGGAACCCAAGAGCGCACGGCGCCCCAAGCTGGCAGGCGTCGCGGGACCCCCCACCCTCGCCGGCTGCCCTTCCCCGGGCGCCCCTACCCTCCTCGCCCGCAGGAGACCCTGGGCTTCCCCGGAGGAGCTCACCCCAAGGGGCCAGGACTCCGGCGAGCCCGCCACCGTCCCCTCGAGTGCCGCCGCCACCACCGCAGCCGCGGGAGCAGTATGGTCCAGTTGGGGAAGCTGCTCCGCGCCCTGACTTTGATGAAGTTTCCCTGCTGCGTGCTGGAGGTGCTTCTGTgcgcgctggcggcggcggcgcgcggccAGGAGATGTACGCCCCGCACTCCATTCGGATCGAGGGGGACGTCACCCTCGGGGGGCTGTTCCCGGTGCACGCGAAGGGTCCCAGCGGAGTGCCCTGCGGCGACATCAAGAGGGAGAACGGGATCCACAGGCTGGAAGCGATGCTCTACGCCCTGGACCAGATCAACAGCGATCCCAACCTGCTGCCCAACGTGACGCTGGGAGCGCGGATCCTGGACACTTGTTCCAGGGACACTTATGCGCTCGAACAGTCGCTCACTTTCGTCCAGGCGCTCATCCAGAAGGACACCTCCGAAGTGCGCTGCACCAACGGCGAGCCTCCGGTTTTCGTCAAGCCCGAGAAAGTAGTTGGAGTGATTGGGGCTTCGGGGAGTTCGGTCTCCATCATGGTAGCCAACATCCTGAGGCTTTTCCAGGTAGGGGGGCGCTCCCTCCGGGGCAGAGCGCGCCGTAGCTCCCCGCGctctttatcctgaaggctggctTGGACTCCAGGGGTGCGGGGTCTGGTCAGCCTTCGCTCATTTCCACCCTGGAGATCCTGCCgaatccctcccacctcacccgagGAGGTACTTGCCCTGCTTGATTCctttcccttccatctctcccctgtCCGCGCTCCACTCCATCCGGCTTGACATTCTGGATTTATGGCCCCATTGACAAGAAACAGTCTCCGAAAAACAAGGCGATGATTTAAATGGGTTTGCATTCGAGTGAAATATGGTTCCAAAACAGGCTTGTAAAAGTGCCGGGCTCCTGTGAGAGCCACTTAGGCGCAAGGaatatgaaagatgagaagacgcctagaaactaggcatttctcaactccccagcttccctgccccaagCCGCCCGACAAGCTGCAGCTGCCTTGGAAAATTTCGAGAAGAGCTTAGGGAGGCAGTTCTTAAACCGAAGGCTAGGTCTTCACCTACATTTGGACGTGAATTGCCCATTTCGCTCGGGTTGGATTTCCCGACCTGTCACCTATCTCTGCGAGGGCATGGGGCGGAAGGCGTGGGGACTGTCCTCAAGCGGGGAGAAGCCACCCACAGACGTGCCCCCAGGTGATTTGCTCTGGGCAGTTGTTTGCACCGTCTAAACTGCCTTTGCGATCCGGCCACTGGCAGGAGCCGGGCGATCAGCTTTCTACTCCTGCCAGCTCAGAGCCCGGAGGTGAGCTCATGCTAACTGCGAGACACAGTCGCTTTTTCTGCACCCACCCTGTGCCCATCCTTTCCCACGACCTCCCTAacgcagcccccaaccccagtcctgggTTTTGAGGACGATTCTCAGAGCCAGACAAGAAGGCACCTGGAGGGAGGCAGTAGGGTGCGCTGCGCAAGGCCGGGCGGTCCTCTAGCTCCGGGTGCAGGCGGGCAACGGCGGAAGATGCGAGGACGGCGGATCGGGCCCGCTGAACGGTGGGCGGTGCTGCAGTGCTCTCTCACCGCCTGCTCCCGCAGCCTCGGCCCCACGGCTCCTGTGCCGCCCTGGGTATAGATGGATGGcttctggatgaagaaattgagtttcagggtctgcgtgactatgggttctcttgtttcgctgtctttcttcctgtgtgtctctctccttgtgtctctttctccctgcttttttttttttgtctctctgtttttatgttctccctttcaatttctgcctctcttttccttctctacccctaTCTCCAggttttttgttcatctctgtcttgaagtgatcctttcctaatgcacagctctctccctgcctggtagGACCCAAGCTCAGTTAGTCCCTTCTCCAGATGTTCTGGCTGACCCTTATGCTCCCCGTAGCTAAAAAGTCGGCTCCCTCTCAAGTGCCTTTCCTGAAGCATGTTGGGTTTCTGGAGGGGACTCCTTGTGAGATTCAAGCTGTCACTACATCAGCACCCAGGGGTATGAAGTTTGTGTTTGTGCTAGAAGGAGGGGTGCCTGTCTAAAGCTGCAGCCTGGtatggcccctctgagcctctgagcatCCCTAGCACCTGTTGAGTATGCCACCTCTAGATGTTTGCAAGGCCAAAAGTGCTTCTGGGCAGCCTTCACTTTGAGGTAATGCTTTCAGGAAGAGCCTGGGTTGTCGGAAGCAAAACCCGGAAGCACTTCCTTTACCTCTGAGCTTAAACTAGAGAACCTGAGGAGGCAGCGCTGCAGGGAGGATGAGGCCAGAGGTGACCTGAGAACCACAGGGGCAACTCACAGTATTTTTACTGGAGCTCTGGGGGTTGAAGGCACGTTTGctgtttgacatttaaaaaattattttggcgcCTTCACTTGGAGCTTGGGAGCTTGCAGATGGGCCTGCCTgtcgaaaaaagagtgaaatcttaaaGTCAAGAGAGAGCTTGCAGACTAGGTGAAGGATTGTGTTTGCTGAAAAAGATTCCAGGGGGAGCTGATTCCTTCTCCGGTGTGTGGATCTGAGGCACTTGCAAGAAAAGAGAACGCTTGCCTTATGCTTAGTTCCCCcgttccctgggctgggaaggaaaggaactgaatgCCAGCATTAGCAGTGTGCGTTGGGACCAAAACCATTCagagaaaacactgtcattttcctctaatttgcaaattgcagctattcatgttggattgaacagctgagggaaaagagcccccagttttcacctgcatttattgagaagaggCTGGTAGTAGGAGGGATGCACCAACTTGTAGCTTGTGCTGCAAGCTGGATATAAGCTTGGTGTGAGCATCCTGGTTAACCACTGCCCATGTTCAAATATACAGAGATAGATTCCAACAATCTCTTCCAGTAGCCTTATTTTTGCGTGTGATCTTAGAAGCTCCTGGCATGTAAGTCCAGCCCCCAGTTTCCCAGCCTCTGTAAACCTGCAAAATGAATAGAGAGAATAGTGGAACACAGACCCCTTGTTCAAAGACACAGTCActttagggaaagaggaaaagaacgggtaggtgaatcttctctgggattgcagggttcagctcaatgaagactgtcctgtataaaagaaactcctctaaatggttgaattcttagctctccagagatttgagttttcttttccccagtcccTGTGGGTTGCTGTGGGGACTGTGCCAAACCtatcatttgagataaaaatttatggtgaggtaagcttctaggctgggggaaggaagacttagtgactgaaatgggggatgctaagcactggggggcaggaaggaacaaggagctagtaatggatgtaacaaatgctgcagctgccagcaaagcctggattgaagttccttcctgaaaatgaggacccgggcaagaatgaccactcagatgtaaacagtgtctctgactgggaattctcatctgcctgccggtgggccagagctgagcaagtcctttctctcctctgtatgcacactgaattggttagtaagtgacatgtcagaggacaggaatcatattcagtggatctttcaaatccaggagtttgaggctaatgaaattagtgtgtggccagggctctgccaactagaattaagtcactgcagccaccctgcaatgcattttcagcctgaagggagcatcagggaggaatttcgggagatttgtttctgagcctgtacaaaataatactctcctaatgctaagaaagattaaatgtaaattaatattgactacgagtaacatatttaaaaaataatcgccGAGTGGGGGATGGCTTAAAGTGGAGAGATTATATAATATGGTGTCCAAAGAATAAATCTCCCCTGACCACTGTTTCATGGGCTATAAGTAAGATCTATTACAATGGAAAGTAATGGGAACGTTTTTATTCAAGGCTTCTCTGCTATTGACTTGAGAGCAAACACTCTGAGAGTATAAATTACTCTTGCTATGTGCTGACTCTgaatgaacaatatttcatgtGCAGTGACATGGTCTAAGCTATAGACTTGGAATTGAATGGCATCTGTTTCAAGAGCAACTAGATAGAAAAAAGTGGTCAATTTGACCCTTGTGGGAGCGTGTTGCAAATCTAAACCTGTGTCCCTCAtaccataaatgaaatacatttgtaattttgtaagtgttttccttctgttcattgatgcttgagtataatctcaaactttggcagcaacattttatacataagtacttggttttctttctttcttctttctctttctcctctctctctctctctctctctctgtttctctctctctctctttctccatcttatgtaattggatagaactgggcacctaggatgatgtggtgttactatagtgggatttaaaaaaaaaaacaactctaagttacccttttaaaaatttcataaatacaggtgtcagtgccatttggaatagtctctataacaatttctgtctccacatttactgtgtgtttcagcaaatttacctaacagatggtgagtgggcaatttttaaaggggcattttttaaaagagcggagagggaaggaatagagacaggcacatactatatttgaagttacctccacgtgtattttatgtatgcatacccatacaattaagaagtctttggatgttttatcttcaagaataattcagatactggattacttgaatatcataaacattcagggtttaacagatttgttacatatagacgttgtatcatggatttaaaagaccatAGCCAGCGGGCAGCGGCGGGCGGAGCGACCGAGGGGCGGCGCGGGCTGGGCGGCGGGTGCGGGGGTCCGTGCTTCCTCGCGCTAGAGGGCTGGGGTTCGCCGGGGACGCCGGGTTGCTCCGCGTTGCCAGGTTACCGAGCGCGTGCCCTGCGCCCGCTCTTCCGCCCGGGCCGCCCTCGGCGCCGCCTGAGCCGCGGTGCGGGATGCGCGGGGCGCCGGTTCCGCGGAAGCCTGGGTCGGGCGCTGCGTGCGGGACTCTCGTCGCTCGTGGAAGGGGCGCGAGCACGCGGGGGACGTAGGGCGCCGACCTGGGCCTCCCCGGCGCTCCGGCTCCGCTCAGGGCGCCCGCTCAGGGGCCTCCGGCGCGAGGCCCCCTTCGTGGtcaagatggcggcgcccaggCGGGCCGCGCCGAGGTGAGCTGGAGCTGGGCCCGGAAAGGGGTCAGTCAGCCACGCCCAGGACTTGGACCCCGGGCTCGTCTCCCGTCTCCCGGGGAGCGGCGGGTGAGTGGGTGCGGCCGCGCGTAGGTTCCTCTCGTGGGGTGGTCAGCTCTCCGTGCGTCCGCAGACTTCTGTCGTCTGATAGTCagatctggggtggcccaggttgggggcgagggtgcttgattggggaaacctgaggggtttaaggactctgttgggatcgtttcagaccccagcaagaagctgagcaagttttctcctctcttcccggctaagttttctcccttctctgaagacgccagcttttctgaatcaccttgttccccggggggatacagttggtggttctgaccgtggaacgtaggacccggcgcggggacgcctgagctggttctagttactttgtttgcaaagcacttgtcttgtctttggaatctttgtgtatgtaaccaacgttgggaagagccagcgttttctcctccaaaacactgcgaggggtaactttatacgtaagaaacaagtgggcgttcacatccatctcttttccaaccactgagttttggttgtgtttcctttctttaagtttgtctcgttctgaagtgataacaaaagcaaaacaaaacaaaaaaaaagaccatagccaattacacaaagtatactctagtctcagtcctgccattaattagcttaagtcatttaatttttctaggcctcattttctcatgtgatgttttttctttgaaaaagtatagtttctagaagtctctaatctctgtgtcatcgttcagcttggagaaaacctgttcttatccaaactccatgacattgtatttccagatccaactttggactttgagtgagttggggcaactttttaaggatattttcacacagcttttttagttactatcagtctagctgacttgtcatactcagactttctcccatattcttttaccagtgtgttccttagtcatatatgtaaagactgttgtgggaaaaatgacctcctgggtcagcttactGCCTGGTCATCGACACAGGACAGGGAGTATGATTCTgtggattttacagaagcagatacaggtttcattaaccatgtcctctcccctttcatcttacaaaaacagcaggcttttcttggagaactgccagataatgccatcctgcctcctcacgggccccggggatgagtcgcccagggactgaactccagtaaagcaggtgattggctcatgggtaggcatctgacctcggctaagtctatcagactgctccccaggacttttgtctcagagcaaaatggaagaattgtcttttctctctggaatttctaagctGGGGAGATGACTCTGGGACTCTCAGTGACCATCCAGCACAAGGAGAGACTTTCTGTAAAGTAAAGTCTTGCAGAGGTAAGCAGGGCTGAgcgatggagagagagctggaaccctgctgatactctggaacgtccagatcc
This sequence is a window from Orcinus orca chromosome 17, mOrcOrc1.1, whole genome shotgun sequence. Protein-coding genes within it:
- the LOC125961820 gene encoding metabotropic glutamate receptor 7-like, whose translation is MVQLGKLLRALTLMKFPCCVLEVLLCALAAAARGQEMYAPHSIRIEGDVTLGGLFPVHAKGPSGVPCGDIKRENGIHRLEAMLYALDQINSDPNLLPNVTLGARILDTCSRDTYALEQSLTFVQALIQKDTSEVRCTNGEPPVFVKPEKVVGVIGASGSSVSIMVANILRLFQVDGRYGIRKRM